In a genomic window of Ralstonia nicotianae:
- a CDS encoding LysR family transcriptional regulator, with translation MVNVDTKLLVIFVELLSKRNATYVAEKMHMTAPAVSHSLGRLREIFDDPLFIRVPHGLTPTPKALELGPKVREMLDLWAAINEGDIATFDPLEAAGTFNISFAGTLGDALFDRFLLRVKRLAPGLQVRLTESSSWEADVAAMRSNELDLAFSPFPTRHPEIVEEVVTSFNMWVCARKDHPVLKDHCSLDQYLECEHIFIAQGNPGTRAAPSLIPLDYALQQRGLKRHSTMTVHAWRTQAEVAAQTDMIFTVNSLMKDLVCEAYNLSAFPLPSELETVLGLNMLWHRSRNTHPMLVWARNLFKQVVAEYTGKASIAPMHPPMLTDDSGKSGKTGKGDAEKEDESRLSV, from the coding sequence ATGGTCAACGTCGATACCAAGCTGTTGGTGATTTTTGTAGAGCTGCTCAGCAAGCGGAACGCCACCTACGTCGCGGAAAAGATGCACATGACGGCGCCCGCGGTATCGCACTCGCTGGGCCGCCTGCGGGAAATCTTCGACGATCCCCTCTTCATCCGCGTGCCGCACGGCCTGACGCCGACGCCTAAAGCGCTTGAGCTCGGTCCCAAGGTGCGCGAGATGCTCGACCTGTGGGCGGCGATCAACGAAGGCGATATCGCCACGTTCGATCCCCTGGAAGCCGCCGGCACCTTCAACATCAGCTTCGCCGGCACGCTGGGCGATGCCCTGTTCGACCGCTTCCTGCTGCGCGTCAAGCGCCTGGCGCCGGGTCTGCAGGTGCGCCTGACCGAGTCCTCCTCGTGGGAAGCCGACGTGGCGGCGATGCGTTCCAATGAGCTGGACCTGGCGTTCTCCCCGTTCCCGACGCGGCATCCGGAAATCGTGGAAGAGGTCGTGACCTCCTTCAACATGTGGGTCTGCGCGCGCAAGGACCATCCGGTCCTGAAGGATCACTGCTCGCTCGATCAGTACCTCGAATGCGAGCATATCTTCATCGCGCAGGGCAACCCCGGCACCCGCGCGGCGCCGTCGCTGATTCCGCTCGATTACGCGCTGCAGCAGCGCGGCCTGAAGCGCCACTCCACCATGACTGTGCATGCATGGCGGACCCAGGCCGAGGTGGCGGCGCAGACGGACATGATCTTCACGGTCAACTCGCTGATGAAGGATCTGGTGTGCGAGGCCTACAACCTCAGCGCCTTCCCGCTGCCGTCCGAACTGGAAACCGTGCTGGGCCTGAACATGCTGTGGCACCGCAGCCGCAACACGCACCCGATGCTGGTGTGGGCGCGCAACCTGTTCAAGCAGGTGGTGGCCGAATACACCGGCAAGGCCTCCATCGCGCCGATGCACCCGCCCATGCTGACCGACGATTCCGGCAAGAGCGGCAAGACCGGTAAGGGCGATGCAGAAAAGGAGGATGAGTCGCGGCTGTCCGTCTGA
- the gap gene encoding type I glyceraldehyde-3-phosphate dehydrogenase, whose product MTIKIGINGFGRIGRMVFRAAIANFKDIEVVAINDLLEPDYLAYMLKYDSVHGRFDGEVSVDGNTLVVNGKKIRLTAVKDPAELKWGEVGADVVVESTGIFLTKEGAQKHIDAGAKKVIMSAPSKDDTPMFVYGVNHGTYKGEAIISNASCTTNCLAPVAKVLNDKWGIKRGLMTTVHAATATQKTVDGPSNKDWRGGRGILENIIPSSTGAAKAVGVVIPQLNKKLTGMSFRVPTSDVSVVDLTVELEKAASYDEICAEMKAQSQGALKGVLGYTEDKVVATDFRGDARTSIFDAEAGIALDGTFIKVVSWYDNEWGYSNKVLEMTRVVAK is encoded by the coding sequence ATGACCATCAAGATCGGCATCAACGGCTTCGGCCGCATCGGGCGCATGGTGTTCCGCGCCGCCATCGCCAACTTCAAGGACATCGAAGTCGTTGCCATCAACGACCTGCTCGAGCCCGACTACCTGGCGTACATGCTGAAGTACGACTCGGTGCACGGCCGCTTCGACGGCGAAGTGTCGGTCGACGGCAATACGCTGGTCGTCAACGGCAAGAAGATCCGCCTGACCGCGGTCAAGGATCCGGCCGAACTGAAGTGGGGCGAGGTCGGCGCCGACGTGGTGGTCGAGTCGACCGGCATCTTCCTGACCAAGGAAGGCGCGCAGAAGCACATCGATGCGGGCGCCAAGAAGGTGATCATGTCGGCGCCGTCCAAGGACGACACGCCGATGTTCGTCTACGGCGTGAACCACGGCACCTACAAGGGCGAAGCGATCATCTCCAACGCCAGCTGCACCACCAACTGCCTGGCCCCGGTGGCCAAGGTGCTGAACGACAAGTGGGGCATCAAGCGCGGCCTGATGACCACCGTGCACGCCGCCACCGCCACGCAGAAGACCGTTGACGGCCCGTCCAACAAGGACTGGCGCGGCGGCCGCGGCATCCTGGAAAACATCATCCCGTCGTCGACCGGCGCCGCCAAGGCCGTGGGCGTGGTGATCCCGCAGCTGAACAAGAAGCTGACCGGCATGTCGTTCCGCGTGCCGACCTCGGACGTGTCCGTGGTGGACCTGACCGTCGAACTGGAAAAGGCGGCCAGCTACGACGAGATCTGCGCCGAAATGAAGGCCCAGAGCCAGGGCGCCCTGAAGGGCGTGCTGGGTTACACGGAAGACAAGGTCGTGGCCACGGATTTCCGCGGCGATGCACGCACCTCGATCTTCGACGCCGAAGCCGGCATCGCGCTGGACGGCACCTTCATCAAGGTCGTGAGCTGGTACGACAACGAGTGGGGCTACTCGAACAAGGTGCTGGAAATGACCCGCGTGGTGGCCAAGTAA
- the dapB gene encoding 4-hydroxy-tetrahydrodipicolinate reductase, producing the protein MKIAIAGASGRMGQMLIDTVLRTPGVTLAAALDRAGSDAVGQDAGARLGKATGVIVTDDLRAGLSQADVLIDFTRPEATLAHLEIARELGVGVVIGTTGFTAEQKASFKDYGATIGVVWAPNMSVGVNATFKLIEVAAKILAQGYDVEIVEAHHKHKIDAPSGTALKMGEIVAEAQGTTLAERAVYAREGETGPRMNGSIGFATVRGGDIVGDHTVLFVGEGERIEITHRSNSRQSYAEGAVRAACFLAGKKGLFDMNDVLGL; encoded by the coding sequence ATGAAAATCGCGATTGCAGGGGCCTCGGGCCGCATGGGCCAGATGTTGATCGACACCGTTCTGCGCACGCCCGGCGTGACGCTGGCTGCCGCGCTGGACCGCGCGGGCAGCGATGCCGTGGGCCAGGATGCCGGCGCCAGGCTGGGCAAGGCCACGGGCGTGATCGTGACCGATGACCTGCGCGCCGGCCTGTCCCAGGCCGATGTGCTGATCGACTTCACCCGTCCGGAGGCGACGCTGGCGCACCTGGAGATCGCGCGCGAACTCGGTGTCGGCGTGGTCATCGGCACCACCGGCTTCACCGCCGAGCAGAAAGCGAGCTTCAAGGACTATGGCGCCACCATCGGCGTGGTGTGGGCGCCGAACATGAGCGTGGGTGTGAACGCCACCTTCAAGCTGATCGAAGTGGCCGCCAAGATCCTGGCGCAGGGCTATGACGTCGAGATCGTCGAGGCCCACCACAAGCACAAGATCGACGCGCCGTCCGGCACCGCGCTGAAGATGGGCGAGATCGTGGCCGAGGCGCAGGGCACGACGCTGGCCGAGCGCGCGGTTTACGCGCGCGAGGGTGAGACCGGCCCGCGCATGAACGGCTCCATCGGCTTTGCCACCGTGCGCGGCGGCGATATTGTCGGCGACCACACCGTGCTGTTCGTCGGCGAGGGCGAGCGCATCGAGATCACGCACCGCTCCAATTCCCGCCAGTCGTACGCCGAGGGCGCGGTACGCGCCGCCTGCTTCCTGGCGGGCAAGAAAGGGCTGTTCGACATGAACGACGTGCTCGGCCTGTAA
- a CDS encoding outer membrane protein assembly factor BamE has product MTFFSARSPVRSADVAARRTSLLLGAVLAASALLAGCSTYDNSTRKIANAITPYRIDIVQGNFVSREQASQLKEGMTRDQVRYVLGSPLLTDMFHGNRWDYVFSFKRGNTNVVQERKLTVWFEADRLAKWAGADDLPSEVELIAEIDGIKRPKKAAAEAAAAAGAAPATRAPSIPSAEMSDRVQSSAGAKNAVDVTLPERRTGGGGTDTSVPPPATTSP; this is encoded by the coding sequence ATGACCTTTTTCTCTGCGCGCAGTCCTGTCCGTTCTGCCGACGTCGCTGCCCGCCGCACCAGCCTCCTGCTGGGCGCCGTGCTCGCTGCGTCGGCGCTGCTGGCCGGGTGTTCGACCTACGACAACTCCACGCGCAAGATCGCCAATGCCATCACGCCGTATCGCATCGATATCGTGCAGGGCAACTTCGTCTCGCGCGAGCAGGCTTCGCAGCTCAAGGAAGGCATGACGCGCGACCAGGTGCGCTACGTGCTCGGCTCGCCGCTCCTGACCGACATGTTCCACGGTAACCGCTGGGATTACGTCTTCTCGTTCAAGCGCGGCAACACCAACGTCGTGCAGGAGCGCAAGCTGACGGTCTGGTTCGAGGCGGATCGCCTCGCCAAGTGGGCGGGTGCCGATGACCTTCCGTCCGAGGTCGAGCTGATTGCCGAGATCGACGGCATCAAGCGGCCGAAGAAGGCCGCGGCGGAAGCGGCAGCGGCAGCGGGCGCCGCGCCGGCGACACGCGCTCCATCGATTCCGTCCGCCGAGATGAGCGACCGCGTGCAGTCGAGCGCCGGCGCCAAGAATGCCGTGGATGTCACGCTGCCGGAGCGCCGCACCGGCGGTGGCGGCACCGACACCAGCGTGCCGCCGCCGGCGACGACCTCGCCCTGA
- the fur gene encoding ferric iron uptake transcriptional regulator: MPSPADLKNIGLKATVPRLKILEIFQTSEERHMSAEDVYRILLAEHMDIGLATVYRVLTQFEQAGLLSRNNFESGKAIYELNEGKHHDHLVCLDCGRVEEFFDGEIEQRQQSIARARGFALQEHALSLYGNCTKEPCPHRPKR; the protein is encoded by the coding sequence ATGCCGAGTCCTGCAGACCTCAAGAACATCGGTCTGAAAGCCACGGTGCCGCGGTTGAAGATTCTCGAAATCTTCCAGACCAGCGAAGAGCGTCACATGAGCGCCGAAGACGTGTACCGCATCCTGCTCGCCGAGCACATGGATATCGGGCTGGCAACGGTCTACCGCGTGCTGACCCAGTTCGAGCAGGCCGGCCTGCTGTCACGCAACAATTTCGAGTCCGGCAAGGCCATCTACGAGCTCAACGAAGGCAAGCACCATGATCACCTGGTCTGCCTCGATTGCGGCCGCGTGGAGGAATTCTTCGACGGCGAGATCGAGCAGCGCCAGCAGAGCATCGCCCGCGCCCGCGGATTCGCGCTGCAGGAGCATGCCTTGTCGCTGTACGGCAATTGCACCAAGGAACCCTGCCCGCACCGGCCCAAGCGCTGA